One segment of Bradyrhizobium sp. CB2312 DNA contains the following:
- a CDS encoding redoxin family protein — translation MSERHVDGPLQPGDRAPNIVLDAITREGKVALEDFRGRSPILVGLFRGLHCPFCRRHIAAQAQLDAALRDKGVESLTVVNTPTDRARLYFRYHPLPNLLAASDPERVSHRAFGLPNLEFTENETEWPRKVAVDAVMSMQVDMPGELPSPMNRPAAAEYLNNKDGYEMTEADQRMAATGTGQLFGQFLLDREGIVRWTFTEVPDGGHRMFGMPSPQELMSAASQVVG, via the coding sequence ATGTCAGAACGCCATGTCGATGGACCGCTTCAACCGGGCGATCGCGCACCCAATATCGTGCTGGACGCCATCACACGCGAAGGGAAGGTCGCACTCGAGGATTTTCGCGGGCGCAGTCCGATATTGGTAGGCCTGTTTCGAGGTTTGCATTGCCCGTTCTGCCGCCGCCATATTGCGGCACAGGCGCAGCTTGACGCAGCCCTGCGCGACAAGGGTGTCGAAAGTCTCACCGTCGTCAATACGCCGACCGATCGGGCGCGGCTCTACTTCCGATATCACCCGTTGCCCAATCTGCTCGCCGCGTCTGATCCCGAACGGGTCTCGCACCGCGCGTTCGGCCTGCCAAATCTCGAATTCACGGAGAACGAAACCGAGTGGCCGCGCAAGGTGGCCGTGGACGCGGTCATGAGCATGCAAGTGGATATGCCCGGCGAACTGCCCAGCCCGATGAACCGGCCGGCGGCGGCAGAGTACCTCAACAACAAGGACGGTTACGAGATGACGGAGGCCGATCAGCGCATGGCGGCAACCGGCACGGGCCAGCTGTTCGGCCAGTTCCTGCTCGACCGGGAAGGGATCGTGCGCTGGACGTTCACCGAGGTCCCTGACGGCGGCCATCGCATGTTCGGGATGCCGAGCCCGCAGGAGTTGATGTCGGCTGCCTCGCAGGTGGTAGGTTAG